The stretch of DNA ACGTCCCCGGCGGCTGCGAGTTCACCGTCCGCCTGCCCTCGACCACCGGCCGGCCGACCGCCAGCGGTCAGCGGGGCCTTTCAGGTCACTGATCGAATCCTTACAACCTGGGAACGCCGGATCCCAGGCGCCGCACGTCCTTCTAGCCTGGTTTCATGGGCCCCACCTTCACCTCGCCGACCAGGAGCGAGCGGACCACCGCCATCCTCGGGATCACGGTCGGCGTCCTGTTCGGCGTCTGCCTGCTCACCGGGCTGCTGTCGCACCTGATCCAGCAGCCGCCAGGGTGGTTCGCCTGGCCGAGCCGGCCCGTGTGGCTGTACCGGTGGACCCAGGGCCTGCACGTGTTCTGCGGGATCGCCGCGATTCCGGTGCTGTTGGCCAAGCTCTGGTCAGCCTACCCGAACCTGTACCGCTGGCCACCCGTCCGCGGCGTGGCCCACGCCATCGAGCGGGCGTGGATCGTCCCACTGCTCGGCGGGGCCCTGCTGCTCCTGGTCACCGGGCTGATGAACATCGGCTACTGGTACGGCTGGGGCTTCGACTTCATCCGCACCCACTACTGGACGGCCTGGATCGTGACCGGGGCCCTAGTGGTCCACCTCGCGGCCAAGCTGCCCGTCCTCCGCCGCGCCCTGGCCAGGCGGCACACCGCGACCGATGTGGCCGCTGGCCTGGAGCGGCGCCGCTTCCTGATCACCACCGGGGTCGCGGCCGGCGTCCTGCTCCTGACCACTGCCGGGTCGGCGTTCACCCCGCTGCGGCGCCTGGCCGTGCTCTCGCCCAGGCGCCAGGGCGTCGGCCCCCAAGGCCTGCCCGTCAACAAGGACGCCCGCTCGGCCGGGCTCGCCGGCAAGCTGGACGACCCGGGCTGGCGGCTGGCAGTCAGCGGTCGGGTCGCCCACCCAGCCAGCCTGACCCTCGACGACCTGCGGGCACGCATGGCCGGACCCAAGGGCCATACCGCCCGGCTGCCCATCGCCTGCGTCGAGGGCTGGAGCCAGGAGGCCAATTGGCGCGGGGTGCGCCTGCGCGACCTGCTCGAGGAGGCCGGCGCCCCAGCCGGCGCGGCCGTGCGGGTCGAGTCCCTCCAGCGCGGCGGCTACTCCAGCGCCCTGCTCAACCCGGCCCACGCCCGCGACCCCGACACCCTGCTGGCGCTGGAGCTCAACGGCGCCCCCCTCCACCCCGACCATGGCTTCCCGGTCCGGCTGATCGCGCCCAACAACCCGGGCGTCATGCAAACCAAATGGCTCGAGTCGGTGACCGTCCTGTGAGCGGCCCGCGGAACGCTGCGGATCCGCTGGAGCCGCTGTCGGGCTGGCGATGGTGGATCGGACTTGCCGTTGGCGGCGCCGTCGGCCTGTTCGCATTCGCCGGGCTCCTTCGCGATGCGACGAAAACCATGCCGCTGGTCTGGCTGAGGTGGCTGGTCGGGCTTGTGCTGGTCCACGACTTCGTGCTCGCGCCGCTGGTCCTCCTGGCCGGCCGCCGGCTGCGGGATTGGGCGCCCGAGGCCTGGCGCTGGCCCCTTCAGGTGGGGCTGGTCACCTCCGGGGTACTGGTCCTCGCCAGTGTCCCCGTCCTGGTTGGCGTGGGTCGCCGCACCCAGCCACACAACGCCTCGGTGCTCCCAGGCAACTACCCGCTCGCCCTCGTCGGCGTTCTCAGCATGGTGTGGGTGGGCGTCCTCGCCCTCGGTATCTGGAACTCGGCTCGCTGGCGCAAACGGAACCCATCACCCGGCCTTCGCACGGCGGTCGGTGAGACCCCTTCAGACGCCAACCGGCCGGCCTCCTAACCACGGCAACCAGCGGTACCGGCGAGCGCTAAGGCTCAGCGCCGTGTTGCCGAGGTCGCTTTCCAGTCGCACCAGGCGCGGACGGCGGCCTCCAGGTCGGCTCGGCCGGCCTCGAGCTCGCCGAGGTCGGCGAAGCGCATGGTCCGCACCAGCCGGCCGTCGCCCTCCAGCCGGGGATGCTCGCCCGGGATCTCGGCCCCCCGGTGGAACATGATGCTGAGCAGGTGCTTGGACGGGTTGAAGCTGGCGATGTTGCCCCGGTAGGCGAAGGTCGGCGTCTTCCACTTGATCGACTCGGTCACCCGGCCGTCGGCCCCCAGGATGATGTCCCGGGCGCGCCGCATGGTCGACTCCAGCGGATGACTGGCCTGCTCGAACCACCGGTCGACGTCGGGGTTGCGGTTCATGCCCGGCCGCCACCCCGGCGGCCTTCGGTGTCGGCTCCGGCCGCGGCGAAGGCCGCGAAGGCCGCCATGTCGGTCACGAAGTTGGAGCTGGCGATCCTGCCGTCGCGGACGGTGAGCTGCTCGGCCACCCGGATGGTCCGGTCCCCGCGGGTGGCGTCGTACAACTGGAAGGCGACGTCGTCCTGATAGGCCTCGGCGACCATGGTGACCGTGGCGTCCCGGGGAAAGGCCCCGCTGGCAAGGAAGACGTCGCGCCCGTCGATCTTCAGGTCGCCGGCCGCGAAGCGGAAGCTCGGCGACAGCAGCGTGGTCACGGTTTGGCGGTCACCGGAGGTCCAGGCGTCGTGGTAGCGGCGGGCCACCTGCTGGGTTGGG from Actinomycetota bacterium encodes:
- a CDS encoding molybdopterin-dependent oxidoreductase, which encodes MGPTFTSPTRSERTTAILGITVGVLFGVCLLTGLLSHLIQQPPGWFAWPSRPVWLYRWTQGLHVFCGIAAIPVLLAKLWSAYPNLYRWPPVRGVAHAIERAWIVPLLGGALLLLVTGLMNIGYWYGWGFDFIRTHYWTAWIVTGALVVHLAAKLPVLRRALARRHTATDVAAGLERRRFLITTGVAAGVLLLTTAGSAFTPLRRLAVLSPRRQGVGPQGLPVNKDARSAGLAGKLDDPGWRLAVSGRVAHPASLTLDDLRARMAGPKGHTARLPIACVEGWSQEANWRGVRLRDLLEEAGAPAGAAVRVESLQRGGYSSALLNPAHARDPDTLLALELNGAPLHPDHGFPVRLIAPNNPGVMQTKWLESVTVL
- a CDS encoding nuclear transport factor 2 family protein, with the protein product MNPTQQVARRYHDAWTSGDRQTVTTLLSPSFRFAAGDLKIDGRDVFLASGAFPRDATVTMVAEAYQDDVAFQLYDATRGDRTIRVAEQLTVRDGRIASSNFVTDMAAFAAFAAAGADTEGRRGGGRA
- a CDS encoding DUF1801 domain-containing protein, with protein sequence MNRNPDVDRWFEQASHPLESTMRRARDIILGADGRVTESIKWKTPTFAYRGNIASFNPSKHLLSIMFHRGAEIPGEHPRLEGDGRLVRTMRFADLGELEAGRADLEAAVRAWCDWKATSATRR